In the genome of Metabacillus litoralis, the window CCCTTTTTTTAGTGTTGAAATAATATCTGTAATTGTCATTGATTTTGATAGCTGATAGTCACCAGCCTGAAAACCTGATTCATTTTTGAATTTTATATAATATTTAAAGACTCGATCATCTTTAATAATGCCGCTCTCTTCTAATATTTTTGAAATACTAGAAACAGATGATCCAATCGGTATAGTGACATCAATTGCTGTTTGATCGTTAGGATCTATCGGCTGTAACGAAGACTTAATATATAGATATCCGCCACCGATTACCCCTGAAAAAACAATTAGAAGAACGATGAATACTGTTAAAACAATCTTTCTTACAACCTTCGCTTCACTTTGTTTTTCCAGTAACTTTTCGCGGAATGTATCTTTTTTCGAATCATCAGACATGTTGTATCCCCCTCTCATCCCAATTATTATACTACAATGTTCATGATGTTTCGGCAATTTTTTTAAGACAAGGAGAAAATTCATAGTATTAGCACAATGATCCGAAAAAAAAACAAAGAAAAAGGGACAAAAGAATGATTTCTTTTGTCCCTAACATTTTATTCTTCCTCTTCTTCATCCAGAAACGTATTTAACATTTCTTCAATTAAGTCCCACTCTTCGTCAGTTTCGATTGGTTCTAGATCACCATCTTCTCCATCAGCATGGGGATTAAAGCTTGATGCATGAATTTCAATCTCTTCGCTGTCATCTTCATCAGCGCCTACTGGATAATAAAGTACATAAGATTTTTTGAATTCTTCTGATTCAAACGTAAATAATACCTCGCAAAGCTGTTCATTTCCATTTTCATCAATTACTGTAATTTGTTTTTCACCGTGATCCA includes:
- a CDS encoding DUF1292 domain-containing protein → MDHGEKQITVIDENGNEQLCEVLFTFESEEFKKSYVLYYPVGADEDDSEEIEIHASSFNPHADGEDGDLEPIETDEEWDLIEEMLNTFLDEEEEE